The genomic stretch CGAAACGACCGCCAGCAATGTCACTACAGTAATAACGATAACTTGTAGCCCTAAACCAGCTTCAAGACCGAATACGTGTTGAATACCACTCGCGGCTTGCTGCGCACCTAAGCCTAGCGATGTCGCCAAACCAAACAGGGTTGCAAGAACGGCAAGGATATCAACAATGTGACCTGCCCAGCCCCACGCTCTATCACCTAAAATTGGGTAGAAGATAGAACGAATCGAAAGCGGTAATCCCTTGTTGTAAGAGAAGAAAGCCAGTGAAAGCGCTACAACACCATAAATAGCCCAAGGGTGAAGACCCCAGTGGTACATGGTTGCACCGAGTGCCAGTTTTGCTGCTTCTGGTGTATTTGGCTCTACGCCAAGTGGCGTTTCAAACCAACCCGTGTAGTAAGCCGCTGGCTCTGCCACACTCCAGAACATTAGGCCGATACCCATACCTGCTGCAAACAGCATTGATAGCCAAGACATGAAAGAGTAATCTGCCGTTGCATCAACACCACCAAGGCGGATTTTACCAAACGGAGAAACAATCAAGCCTAAGCAGAAGAGTACGAAAATGTTGCCTGACCAGATGAACAGCCAATCAAATGAATTGATGATTTGCCCTTTAACGCCATCCAGTGCCGCCTTTGCGGATGCAGTATCAGTAACCAGAACACCAATCAAAAACAGAGTAATTAAACCTGCACTTATGCCAAATACTGGGTTATGAACATCAAAACCCCATTTTTGAACATTGTCCTGACCAACAGTGTAATCGGTACTGTCGATACTGTATTTATCTATACCTTTAGTCATTATCCCTCTCTACGGAATACTAATAGGGTCTGATGACCGAGTATCCCTTACTTACCTGTGACCTAATCACAAACTTGAACCTACGATCCAAGCAGAACAAGCGTGCTGTCACAATAATTCAAATACTTGGATGTCTGAAGTTTAGCAGGTTAACTTATTGTTTTCAGTAAACCTGAATCGGTTCGATGGGTTTTCATCCAATATTCACGTAATTACTCAAATTACTGGCGAAAAAAAGGCCGAACGAGTCGGCCATTGTTTCAAGAATACTTTTAGCTCAAAGCACTTTGCTGATTAACCAATTGATTTTCGGTTCGTAAACCAAGCAATAAGCTTAGGCACATAAGCAATAATATGAATGCAAATGGTAGCGCCATAGAGACGGTTCCGGCTTGCAGTGCTTGGATAGATTCCGTACCACCAACCCACAATAGAACCGCAGCAATAGCACCGCCCATCAACGCCCAAAATACACGTTGTGGTACTGGCGCATCGACTTTACCACCCGAGGTGATGCTATCGATAACAAGCGAGCCAGAATCTGATGAGGTGATGAAGAACACCATGATCAAACCAATCGATACTACAGAAAGTACTGAGCTCATCGGCAGCGCATCGTAAGTATGGAACAGAGAAAGGGTAATATCTTGCAGACCATTCATGCCAATCTCACCCACCTTGTTCGCCACTTGATCAATCGCGATACCACCGAAAATAGCCATCCAAATGATGATTACAGTGGTTGGGATGAACAGTACAGCCACGATAAACTCACGAATCGTACGTCCTTTAGAGATACGCGCGATGAACATACCTACGAACGGAGACCAAGACATCCACCATGCCCAGTAGAATACCGTCCAACCTTGCATCCAAGTTTCATCGTCACGACCGTGTGGATTACTTAGAGGAATAAAGTTCTCAATGTAACCCATGAGTGCTGTTGGGATGGCTTTAATGCCCGCCATTCCACCCGCAATCGTTACGAAGATCAGCAGACCCAAAGCCACCAACATGTTGACGTTACTTAGAACCTTTACACCACCGTTGATGCCACGAACTACTGACATTGTTGCTAAGAAAGTCACCACTGCGATAACAATCAACTGCATGCCAATACCACCATCAGTACCGAACACATGGTTAATACCACTGGTTGCTTGTTGAGCGCCTAAACCTAACGATGTTGCAAGGCCGAACAAGGTTGCCAGTACCGCCACGATATCAACGATATGGCCGAACCAACCCCAAGTTCTGTCACCCAAAATAGGATAGAAAATCGAGCGGATTGAAAGAGGCAGACCTTTATTGAAAGTGAAAAAGGCAAGAGCCAGAGCAACAACAGCGTAGATAGACCAGCCGTGTAAGCCCCAGTTGTAGATGGTTGCACCCAGTGCCAACTTAGCCGCTTCTGGCGAGTAAGCTTCGACACCTAATGGCGTTTCATACCAGCCAGTGAAGTAAGCGACTGGCTCAGCAACACCCCAGAACATCAAACCAATACCCATTCCCGCGGCGAATAACATCGACATCCAAGATAGGTTGGAGTGCTCTGCTTTGGCATCATTGCCACCAATACGTATCTTGCCATACGGGGAGACAATGAGGGCAAAACAGAAAATAACAAAGATGTTGGCTGCCCACATGAAGAAACCATCGAAGTTGCCGATGACTTTCCATTTGATTCCATCAAGAGCCGCTTTTGCAGTTTCCGGATCTGCGACTAAAAGTGCAATCAGGAAGATAATGATCGCCCCTGCACTGATTCCAAATACTGGGTTATGAACATCAAAACCCCATTTCTGAACGTTATCTTGTCCTACTGTATAATCGGTATTTTCAATACTATACCTATCTTTTACAGGCTCCATGCTTCCTCTCTAATTTGCAGCGCACAGTTTGCAACATTGCATTCGGCGCTTAAATTTCGAAAAGAAGAATATCAACCTGTCGCAAAAATACTAAAAAAACCTCCATAAAGGAGGCCTAAATTACACATTTAGTAATTAAATTACACATTTAATGTAATTTAGCGTAAGATCAGTCCACAAGCCCGGAGCTGACCGCGTACTTAGCAAGCTCAGCTGTAGAGTGAATGTCGAGCTTATGCTTAATATTTTGTCGATGGGTTTCTACCGTTCGATAGCTGATATTCAGTGCCTTCGCGACCTCTTTGCTACTCTCCCCTTTCGCGACTAATTTCAACACCGCTTCTTCACGTCTGCTCAATGGATTCTTCACAGATTGCGTCGGAGTAATTGGCTGAGTAAACAAATTCTGCGTCACTTTTTCACAGAAATAGGTCGAGCCTTGATTGACCGTTTTGATTGCCTGCACCATTTTTTCAGCCGAAATCTCTTTCAACATATAGCCGACCGCACCCGACTGCATCACCTTCATGATGTATTCACGGTTGTTATGCATGGTCAGCATCAGCACTTTCGCTTCTGGGTCTTCTTCTTTGATCAGGTGGGTTGCGTCAATGCCATTCATGATAGGCATACTGATATCCATCAACACCACATCAGGGCGCAGCGTTTTCACTATCTCGACGGCTTCTAGCCCATTACTGGCCGTGCCAATCACGCTAATATCTGGCTCAAGTTCCAATCTCGCCATAAAGCCATCCATTACCACTTGGTGATCATCAGCGATCACAACTCGAATAACTTCACTCATTCACTAATCCTTCTAGTGTCAGTAACACTGTAATTTCCGTTCCGAAGCCAATTTCACTCATCAGTTCAAAATCACCACCGATGAACTCCACTCGCTCTCTCATATTGCGTAGACCGATCCCTCGTTTTTCCATCGCTTTATAGGTATTGAAACCGACACCGTTATCTTGAATCAGTAACTGAAGCACGTTACCGATTTGCTGTGCGATAACCGTTACCTTGGTCGCTTGTGCGTGTTTTTCTATGTTGTTCAGTGACTCTTGCACCACTCGATAAAGGGTCGTCGCCGCTTCTGATTTTAACTTGCCAGGTTGTGTAGCAAACATGGTTTCTACTTCTATGCCCGAGTGCGCCTGAAAATCTAACAGCAATGAAGACAGCGCCGCCTCTAAACCAATGTCATCCAGTGAACTTGGGCGAAGTTGGTGTGAGATATGCCGCACCTCTTCAATGGCTCGCATCAGTGAATGCTGTGATTTATTCAGATGCGCTTTTAAGTCCTCACTCTGTAACTTATTACCAAGTAGCTCCAAGTGGCAACGACTCGACACTAATAATTGATTAATACCGTCGTGCAGCTCTCGCGCTAGGTGTTTCTTCTCGTCTTCTTGGAACATCACCGTCTTATGTGCCAGCTCTTTGAGGTTGTTATCAGCAATGCGATGTTCATGCATGTTGATGGCTAAGGTAAGCACGATAATAACAGCGACTGTCACACTCAAAATCACCACAATAGAAAAGAACGTGGTTTCAATATTCTTGTTTATCTCAGCCTGCATCGAAGCCACTTCTTGATGCACATCTTCGATATACAAACCAGTACCAATCATCCAGTCCCAGCGCTCTAGCCAAGCGGCATAACTCAACTTAGAAACAACCTCACCAGTCGACGGCTTTTGCCATAAATACTGGTGAAAACCTCCACCGGTTTGCGCCTCTCTTAACAGCGCTTCTATCAGAAAGTCGCCATCTTCGTCTTGTAGTTCGAGTAGGTTTTGACCAATCAATTCAGGCTGTATCGGATGAACTAAATTGGTTCCATGGCGATCGTAGGCGAAAAAATACCCGTCAGATCCATATCTAAGTTTAGACAATATGGCTCGAACTTCCGTTTTGGCTTGGGCTTCTTGAATGTCAGGGTCGTTATAGATGTGCTCAATGGCATCGAATGCGAGGTCTACTGTGTCCTTAAGGGCGTTTTCACGCGACTTGATTAAGCTGTCTCTGAAGATCTCGACCTCTTTCGCACCCAACGTTTTAGTTTGGTGTAACGAGATCCAACTAATGCTCGCCGTTACCAGTAGCAACGGGAGTAGCGTCAGCAAAATCAGCTTGGCTTTTAGAGGCATTCCTTTTCCTCACTAAAAACGGCCTATTGAACATCAATAAGCCGTTTTATTTTAGCAATTTATAGATAGCCGTTGAAACATATCATTCACATTCTTGGCGTCACTCACATTCCATAGAAGGCTGGAAATGCGAGAAGTGATCCAAGTACGAGGATTTGAATCAAAATGAATGGCATCACACCGCGGTAGATGTCTTTCGTTGTTACGCCTTTTGGTGCCACGCCTTTTAGATAGAACAGGCTAAAACCAAATGGCGGCGTCAGGAATGAGGTTTGCAGGTTCATCGCAATCAGGATAGCAAACCAAGTCATGTTGATGCCCATCAATTCAGCCACTGGCGCAATGATTGGGACGATGATGAAACAGATCTCTACGAAGTCGATGAAGAAACCCAAAATCAAAATAACCAACATGGTGATGATCAAGAAGCCCCATTTTTCACCCGGCAACTGCAACATCCACTCTTCAACCAGATAATCACCGCCCGTGTAAGTAAACGCCATCGAGAACGCAGTCGCACCCAGCAAGATAGCAAACACCATCGCTGTTACTTTCACCGTCTCTTTCGATGCGTCATACACCATCGACCAACTAAACTGACCATACAGCAGTGCCAATACCATCGCGCCCGCGCCACCTAATGCTGCAGACTCTGTTGGCGTTGCCACACCCGCAAAAATTGAACCCAGTACCACAATTATTAACGCAAGAGGTGGAAGAATCGCTTTAAGTGCATCCAACACTTCTTGCTTGCGGCTGATTGAATCGTCCCGCTCAATCGGTTGAGCTGCTTCAGGGTGTAGCTTGGCATATATCAAGATGTAGAGAATGTACGCGCCGACTAACATCACGCCCGGCCAAATCGCCGCTTGGAACAAGTCCCCTACTGGTACTCCTAATACGTCACCTAATAAGATCAATACGATGGATGGCGGAATGATTTGCCCTAACGTACCAGACGCACAAATGGTGCCGCACGCTAGGCCTTTGTCGTAATTGTACTTGAGCATTACTGGCAATGAGATAAGTCCCATTGCAACAACAGAAGCACCAACCACACCAGTAGAAGCTGCAAGCAGTGAACCTACTAATACGGTTGAAATCGCGATACCACCACGAACGCCACCAAACAGCCTTCCCATAGACTCAAGCAACTGCTCAGCAAGCTTGGTCTTTTGTAGAACGAGCCCCATAAAAACAAACAATGGAACGGCCATCAGAACCGTGTTTTCCATAATGGATTGAATTCGATATGGCATGAAGGCAAACATTTCAATGCCCTCAGCCCAAACACCAAAGATTAACGCGATACCACCAAAGGTAAACGCCACTGGGAAGCCAAGTAAAAGCGCAAACAAGGCTACGAAAAACATTACTATTCCAATCATGTTCAGCCTCTACTTGTTGTTTGTATGAATATTGTTTGCATGGATAAGGTGCGGATTAAAAATCTTGTTCAGTGAATGCAGGATCAAACCTACGCCACTGAGTGCCATTAAGAAGAATGACAGCGGGATCATGGCTTTGATGATCCAGCGATACGGCAGGCCGCCGGGATCGCCCGAAGTTTCACCCAGTTCATAGCTCTCTTTGGCAACATCGATACCAAACCAAGCCACCAGCAGGCAAAACGGAAGTAAAAAGATAAGCGTACCTAGCAGGTCAATGATGGCTTGCGCCTTAAAGCTCAGTTGCTCGTAGAACACGTCAACTCGAACATGACCACCTGCTTTGATTGCATAAGGAACACCGAGTAGGAAAACGGCGGAGAAAAGGTGCCATTCCATCTCTTGGAAGGCAATAGAGACATCGTTGAAGGCATATCTCATGACAACGTCATACACGACATTGGCGATAAGTAAAATAAACAACATACTGGAAAGCCATCCCAGTGCGTCACCGATACGATTAAACAGGCGTTCAATATAAATTAGACTTCGCATTCCCGACTCCATGGAATTTGAAAAGACATCGCGCAGCCGGGTTAATAAGCTGTTCGATGTAGAAAGGGTTCTTGGGCGTATTACAGGATTTATCCTGCTTAATTATTATGTTTTAAATGAACCCTCGGCTTATTCACTCTTAAATACTCAATAAGAAAAGCTTCGGGCTCATTTAGATTCAGTTCAACAACTGTCGATTATTTCGCTTGGCTATTTAGGTAAGCTCTGTGAGAAATATCCGTCCATGAACGTACTTGCTCTAGGTAGCTTGCTTGTGAAGCTTGAATCTCTTTTGCTAACTCATCTTTCTCAGCATGTGCAGCAAGTAGGCGATCGTTCGCTTCTTTCAGTGCAGACATAACCTCTGGCGGGAAATCTTTCACTTGTACATCAGGGTATTCAGTCTTCATTGAAACCCAGTTCTTACCACTTTCGTGCGTTGCTTGTGTGTACATGTCGTAAGCTGCTGTACGCATTGCAACACGCAGGATTTCTTGTAGGTCTTCAGGCAGCTTGTTCCATGTACGCTTGTTCACTAGGAATTGAAGCTCTGAACCCGGCTCGTGCCAACCTGTGTAGTAGTAAGGCGCGATTTTGTGGAAGCCCATTCGTAAATCCAGTGATGGACCTACCCACTCTAGTGCATCAATCGTGCGACGCTCTAGGGACGTGTAAAGTTCACCTGGGGCAATGTTCGTCGGTTTAGCTCCTAACTCAGCAAGAATCTCGCCCGCAAAGCCTGGAATTCGCATTTTCAGACCTTGTAGATCTTCAACGCTGTTGATCTCTTTTTGAAACCACCCACCCATCTGAATATCTGTGTTACCACCTGGGAACGACATCAAGTTGTGTGGAGAGTAAACCTGCTCCATCAACTCCATACCACCACCGTGATAGAACCACGCGTATTGTTCTGCTGGCGTCATACCGAAAGGCATAGAAGTGAAGTAAAGAGTGTTTGGAACTTTACCTTTCCAGTAGTAAGAGCCTGAGTGACCCATGTCGTATTGACCAGACTTAACCATGTCAAAAACGCCAAGAGGGGCTTTATGTTTGTTTGCTGAATCGATTCTGATTTGAAGTCGACCATTCGACATCTTCTCAGCCATCGCTGCCATGTTCTTAGTTGCATCACCGAAAACTGGGAAGTTTGGTCCCCACGTTTCTGCAAGCTTTAAACGGTAAACCTTATCAGCGGCTGTAGCACCAGTAGCGACCAAAGCTAAACAAGCCGCAGCGGTTACTGCAACGTTTTTAAAAACTCGTGTGAGGGAGTTAGAAATGAGACTCATGTTCACGTCCTTTGTTGGGTTAACACTCTTTCTATGAGCATTTTTTATGATT from Vibrio pomeroyi encodes the following:
- a CDS encoding BCCT family transporter, with product MTKGIDKYSIDSTDYTVGQDNVQKWGFDVHNPVFGISAGLITLFLIGVLVTDTASAKAALDGVKGQIINSFDWLFIWSGNIFVLFCLGLIVSPFGKIRLGGVDATADYSFMSWLSMLFAAGMGIGLMFWSVAEPAAYYTGWFETPLGVEPNTPEAAKLALGATMYHWGLHPWAIYGVVALSLAFFSYNKGLPLSIRSIFYPILGDRAWGWAGHIVDILAVLATLFGLATSLGLGAQQAASGIQHVFGLEAGLGLQVIVITVVTLLAVVSVLRGIDGGVKVISNINMLVAFLLLILVALIGYAVTLGSIPTTLMAYIENIIPLSNPHGREDQAWLHGWTVFYWAWWISWSPFVGMFIARVSKGRTVREFITAVLIVPTTVTIIWMSVFGGMAIDQIVNNVGILGQEGLTDVSLAMFQMFDALPFGTLLSIIAVVLVLVFFITSSDSGSLVIDSITAGGKVDTPVPQRVFWAFLEGAIAVALLWVGGTEAVQALQAGAISTALPFTIILLLMCVSLLMGMRTEKR
- a CDS encoding BCCT family transporter, with product MEPVKDRYSIENTDYTVGQDNVQKWGFDVHNPVFGISAGAIIIFLIALLVADPETAKAALDGIKWKVIGNFDGFFMWAANIFVIFCFALIVSPYGKIRIGGNDAKAEHSNLSWMSMLFAAGMGIGLMFWGVAEPVAYFTGWYETPLGVEAYSPEAAKLALGATIYNWGLHGWSIYAVVALALAFFTFNKGLPLSIRSIFYPILGDRTWGWFGHIVDIVAVLATLFGLATSLGLGAQQATSGINHVFGTDGGIGMQLIVIAVVTFLATMSVVRGINGGVKVLSNVNMLVALGLLIFVTIAGGMAGIKAIPTALMGYIENFIPLSNPHGRDDETWMQGWTVFYWAWWMSWSPFVGMFIARISKGRTIREFIVAVLFIPTTVIIIWMAIFGGIAIDQVANKVGEIGMNGLQDITLSLFHTYDALPMSSVLSVVSIGLIMVFFITSSDSGSLVIDSITSGGKVDAPVPQRVFWALMGGAIAAVLLWVGGTESIQALQAGTVSMALPFAFILLLMCLSLLLGLRTENQLVNQQSALS
- a CDS encoding response regulator transcription factor, which gives rise to MSEVIRVVIADDHQVVMDGFMARLELEPDISVIGTASNGLEAVEIVKTLRPDVVLMDISMPIMNGIDATHLIKEEDPEAKVLMLTMHNNREYIMKVMQSGAVGYMLKEISAEKMVQAIKTVNQGSTYFCEKVTQNLFTQPITPTQSVKNPLSRREEAVLKLVAKGESSKEVAKALNISYRTVETHRQNIKHKLDIHSTAELAKYAVSSGLVD
- a CDS encoding cache domain-containing protein, with the protein product MPLKAKLILLTLLPLLLVTASISWISLHQTKTLGAKEVEIFRDSLIKSRENALKDTVDLAFDAIEHIYNDPDIQEAQAKTEVRAILSKLRYGSDGYFFAYDRHGTNLVHPIQPELIGQNLLELQDEDGDFLIEALLREAQTGGGFHQYLWQKPSTGEVVSKLSYAAWLERWDWMIGTGLYIEDVHQEVASMQAEINKNIETTFFSIVVILSVTVAVIIVLTLAINMHEHRIADNNLKELAHKTVMFQEDEKKHLARELHDGINQLLVSSRCHLELLGNKLQSEDLKAHLNKSQHSLMRAIEEVRHISHQLRPSSLDDIGLEAALSSLLLDFQAHSGIEVETMFATQPGKLKSEAATTLYRVVQESLNNIEKHAQATKVTVIAQQIGNVLQLLIQDNGVGFNTYKAMEKRGIGLRNMRERVEFIGGDFELMSEIGFGTEITVLLTLEGLVNE
- a CDS encoding TRAP transporter large permease, translated to MIGIVMFFVALFALLLGFPVAFTFGGIALIFGVWAEGIEMFAFMPYRIQSIMENTVLMAVPLFVFMGLVLQKTKLAEQLLESMGRLFGGVRGGIAISTVLVGSLLAASTGVVGASVVAMGLISLPVMLKYNYDKGLACGTICASGTLGQIIPPSIVLILLGDVLGVPVGDLFQAAIWPGVMLVGAYILYILIYAKLHPEAAQPIERDDSISRKQEVLDALKAILPPLALIIVVLGSIFAGVATPTESAALGGAGAMVLALLYGQFSWSMVYDASKETVKVTAMVFAILLGATAFSMAFTYTGGDYLVEEWMLQLPGEKWGFLIITMLVILILGFFIDFVEICFIIVPIIAPVAELMGINMTWFAILIAMNLQTSFLTPPFGFSLFYLKGVAPKGVTTKDIYRGVMPFILIQILVLGSLLAFPAFYGM
- a CDS encoding TRAP transporter small permease subunit — protein: MRSLIYIERLFNRIGDALGWLSSMLFILLIANVVYDVVMRYAFNDVSIAFQEMEWHLFSAVFLLGVPYAIKAGGHVRVDVFYEQLSFKAQAIIDLLGTLIFLLPFCLLVAWFGIDVAKESYELGETSGDPGGLPYRWIIKAMIPLSFFLMALSGVGLILHSLNKIFNPHLIHANNIHTNNK
- a CDS encoding TRAP transporter substrate-binding protein yields the protein MSLISNSLTRVFKNVAVTAAACLALVATGATAADKVYRLKLAETWGPNFPVFGDATKNMAAMAEKMSNGRLQIRIDSANKHKAPLGVFDMVKSGQYDMGHSGSYYWKGKVPNTLYFTSMPFGMTPAEQYAWFYHGGGMELMEQVYSPHNLMSFPGGNTDIQMGGWFQKEINSVEDLQGLKMRIPGFAGEILAELGAKPTNIAPGELYTSLERRTIDALEWVGPSLDLRMGFHKIAPYYYTGWHEPGSELQFLVNKRTWNKLPEDLQEILRVAMRTAAYDMYTQATHESGKNWVSMKTEYPDVQVKDFPPEVMSALKEANDRLLAAHAEKDELAKEIQASQASYLEQVRSWTDISHRAYLNSQAK